A portion of the Malania oleifera isolate guangnan ecotype guangnan chromosome 3, ASM2987363v1, whole genome shotgun sequence genome contains these proteins:
- the LOC131151250 gene encoding scarecrow-like protein 33, whose translation MTPPPKEDSQDETHFFESISQDIVKILMNDDREEKLGAFVDPSALRATEKSFYEALGKKYPPSPSHLTLCNPVEKFSCNYNGSNNFIFQSTYQMPFSSKGIFDDGLTKPFVTTNPSSSSRDESILMQFRKGEEKARKYLPVIDFDSHDLVVEKNDKEKEHSECTANEDSKNNRASGLISGKDRAKKRRNVLVDLSDLLISCAEALAGTDIRTTNKLLKEIRQHSSYIGDGSQRMAHYFANALEARLAGTGAQICADMYSKTPPPIDVLKFYRSFVSASPFGRICLNFANQHILDVIEKGTKLHIIDFGITFGFQWTMIVQDLLARVGGTPNLRITGIEPPQHGPRKAQRVEETRHCMEKYFEQFNISFEYNAIAKKWDTIQIDDMKINKDEVIAVNCLFQFEIHLPDDTIALNSPRNIVLDLIRKINPKIFIHAIRNGSFNVPFFVRRFQKTIYHYSAWFDMMDKIFTCESSIRLMYEQGTLGQEVVNTVACEGYERIVRPETYKHWQARNTNARFKQLPLSRELVKRLRTKVMSMYDKDFMIEEDGHWMLLGWKGNILQAFSCWVPNEY comes from the exons ATGACTCCTCCACCGAAGGAAGATTCTCAAGATGAAACTCACTTCTTTGAATCTATTTCCCAGGACATAGTGAAAATTCTCATGAACGATGACAGAGAAGAGAAGTTGGGTGCTTTTGTCGACCCTTCAGCTCTCAGAGCCACGGAGAAATCATTTTACGAAGCTCTAGGTAAGAAGTATCCTCCCTCACCTAGCCACCTCACTCTTTGCAATCCTGTTGAGAAATTTTCATGCAATTATAATGGTTccaacaattttatttttcagtCCACTTATCAAATGCCCTTCAGTTCCAAGGGGATTTTTGATGATGGATTGACGAAGCCTTTTGTAACTACTAATCCTTCAAGTAGTAGCCGGGATGAGTCCATTTTAATGCAGTTCAGAAAAGGGGAAGAGAAAGCTCGCAAATATCTTCCAGTTATTGATTTTGATAGCCATGATCTAGTGGTAGAGAAGAATGATAAAG AAAAAGAGCATTCAGAGTGCACTGCTAATGAAGATTCCAAGAATAACCGAGCTAGTGGATTGATTAGTGGGAAAGATCgagcaaaaaaaagaagaaatgtaCTAGTGGATTTAAGTGATCTGCTTATTAGTTGTGCAGAAGCCCTAGCTGGTACTGACATTAGGACTACTAATAAACTTTTAAAAGAGATTAGGCAACACTCTTCTTATATTGGTGATGGATCTCAGAGGATGGCACATTACTTTGCCAATGCTCTTGAGGCACGCTTGGCGGGTACTGGGGCTCAAATTTGTGCGGATATGTATTCCAAGACACCACCACCTATTGACGTGTTGAAATTCTATCGATCTTTTGTCTCTGCCAGTCCATTTGGAAGGATCTGTTTAAATTTTGCAAATCAGCACATTTTGGATGTGATTGAGAAAGGAACAAAACTTCATATTATAgattttggtatcacatttggaTTCCAGTGGACCATGATTGTGCAAGATCTCTTAGCTAGAGTTGGTGGAACTCCTAATCTTCGCATTACAGGCATAGAGCCTCCTCAACATGGTCCTCGAAAAGCACAAAGAGTCGAGGAAACAAGGCATTgtatggaaaaatattttgaacagTTTAATATCTCATTTGAATATAATGCTATAGCAAAAAAGTGGGATACTATTCAGATTGATGATATGAAGATCaacaaagatgaggtcattgctGTGAATTGTCTATTCCAATTTGAGATTCATCTTCCCGATGACACAATTGCATTGAACAGCCCAAGAAATATTGTACTGGACCTAATTCGAAAAATaaatcccaaaatatttatcCATGCTATTAGGAATGGATCTTTCAATGTCCCCTTCTTTGTTAGACGGTTCCAAAAGACAATATACCACTATTCCGCATGGTTTGATATGATGGATAAAATATTTACCTGTGAAAGTTCAATTAGATTGATGTATGAGCAAGGGACGCTTGGGCAAGAGGTTGTGAATACTGTAGCATGTGAGGGTTATGAGAGGATTGTGAGGCCTGAAACATATAAGCATTGGCAAGCTCGTAATACAAATGCTAGATTTAAGCAGCTTCCATTAAGTAGGGAACTTGTGAAGAGATTAAGAACGAAGGTGATGTCTATGTATGACAAAGATTTTATGATTGAGGAAGATGGTCACTGGATGCTCCTGGGGTGGAAAGGAAATATATTGCAAGCTTTTTCTTGTTGGGTTCCAAATGAGTATTAA